Sequence from the Acidimicrobiia bacterium genome:
GCGGTGTGGGCCCGCGATCTGATGGATCTGGTCCCGGACGACGCCGTGGTGTCGGCTCACTGGTCGATCACACCTCACCTGGCTCATCGCCGGGAGATCTACATGTTCCCCACCCCGTTCTACGCCTTGTTGTACGGGCCGCAGGACCAGGTCGTCGCCCTGGAGGGCAGCAGGCTGCCTCAGGCCGACGGTGTCGAGTACGTGTTCATCCCGACGGATCTGGACGAGCGCGATGGCGAGGTGTGGGACCGGGAGCAGCCCGCGTTCCAGTTGGTTGCGTCGAACGAGGCCTGGCAGCTGTGGCGTCGCCGCTGAGCGCTCGCTTCGACAACGATCGGTAATGCTCGTGCCTTCCCGGACATTGGTGGGCGTGGAAGACCAGCCCTGGAGGGATCGGTTGCCGTCGGCGATCCGCCGCATCGGACCTTGGCGGCTGGCCCTGGCGCTCGTCATCGTCTGGTGGGTGTGGAACTTCACCCACACGATGCTTCGTACCCATCACGGGTTGGGCACCGGCAACTACGACCTCGGCCTCCACGAGCAGGGGGTATGGCTGCTGTCGCGGTTGGAGGCGCCGTTCGTGACCCTGATGGGCCGCAACCTGTTCGGCGATCACGCATCCTTCGTGCTGCTCCTGCTGGCGCCGGTCTTCCGGCTGTTCCCGGCGACCGGGACCCTGTTCTTCGTGCACGTCCTGGCACTCGCTGCAGGCTCCATCCCGGTGTGGCTCCTCGCCAGGCGCCTGCTGCAGAGCGAGGCGGCGGCGACGGTCCTCGCCGTCGGCTACCTCGCAGGCCCGGCCCCCGGGGGAATCTCCCTGGAGCACTTCCATCCCGACGCCTTCCTTCCCTTCCTGGTGGGGATGGCGATCTGGTTCGCCCACGAATCGCGCTGGGCTCCCTACTGGGTGTTCGTCGCCCTGGCGCTGCTCGTGAAAGAGGATGTGGCCCTGGTCATGATCCCGGTGGGCGTCTGGGTGGCCTGGCGCCGAAACCGGCGGGTGGGCCTGGCCACGGTGGGGGCGTCGGTGGCGGCGTCCGCCGCCGGGATCCTGGTGATCTACGCCCTCACCGGAGTCGCCTTCCCCAACTCGTGGAGGTTGCCCTTCGGCGGCTTCGCCGGCCTGCTCGCCGCCACCCTCACCCGACCGTGGGAGGTCGTCGCCCATGCCTTCGAGGGCAGGCGTCTCGACTACCTGTGGCAGCTCACCGCATCGTTCGGCGGGATCTTCCTCAGGGCACCCGAGATCGCCCTCACCTCATCGCTGGTGCTGGCGAGCAACCTGTTGAGCACCTTCCCCTACCAGCACGACATCGAGTTCCACTACACGGCGGCGGCGCTTCCCGGTCTCGCCATGGGAACGGTGTACGCCGTGGGACGCTTCCGGGCGGCGATCAGGCCTTTCGTGCTGGGATTCGTGCTCTCTGCGGCGATGGTCTCGGGATACCTCTGGGGCGACTTCGCCTTCTCGCGGGCTCCGGAACTGAACTGGTATCCCGATCACCCGAACGCCGTGGCCGCCAGGGAACTGATCCCCCTGGTTCCCGGGGACTCCTCGGTGGCGGCACATTGGTCGATCACCCCACACCTGGCTCGCAGGCGGGAGGTCTACATGTTCCCGACGCCGTTCTCCGCCCTGCTCTACGGTCCGCCGGGGATGGCATCACAGCGGGCGCTCGAGGGGATGAGGCTGCCCCAGGCCGACACCGTGGAGTACGTGTTCATCTCGATCGAGATGGACGAGGAACAGGCGGCGGTGTGGGCGCAAGAGCGGGACGCCTTCGAACTGGTGGCCGGCAGTGGACCGTGGGAGCTGTGGCGGCGGCGTTGACGCCTCAGGTGCGGTAGCCGGCCACGAAGGCGGCGATGGCGACGAAATGGGTGGCTGCGGCGGCGACCACCAGCACGTGAAACGCCTCGTGGTAGGAGAAGACCCGTGGCCACAGGCGGGGCCGCTGCGTCACCAGGAACACCATCCCCACCGTGTACATGACCCCGCCCGCCCCGATGAGGATCAGAGCCGTAGCCGGCAGCCGTTGGCCCAGTGGCCAGAGGATGAAGATGGCCAGCCAACCCTGGGTGGTGGATAGGGCCACCGACACCCAATGACGCCCCACCTTGGTGCGGGCCTTGAGGGCGGCACCGATGGCGACGATGCCCCACTGGATCAGCAGGGTCGCCGGCCGCAGCCAGCCGTCGAGGACGATCACCGCCAGCGGTGTGAATGTTCCCGCCACCAGCACATGGATCATCGTGTGGTCCAGCTTTTGCATTCGCTTCTTCCACTTCTCACCCCAGGGGATCGAGTGGTACAGCGACGAGGTGGTGAACAGCGCCACCAGGCTGAGGCCGAAGGCCAGCAGCGAGAGCCGGTGGGCTGCGGTTCCCGGGCTGAGCACCGTGAGCAGCACTCCGCCGACCAGGAAGGCCAGGGCGGCTCCACCGTGGAGGAAACCGCGTACCGGGTGGGTCATCTTGCCGAGGCGGGCCCTCTCGTGCGGCTCCATGCGGCAACCGTACCGTCGGGACGGGATTATCGGGGGATCAACCGCCGATGTAGGACATCTCGACCTTCTCCCAGCCGCTGGTCGCCGCCGAGCGGATCTCCGAGTACCGATCGGAGCGAGAGGTCCAGACGGCGGCGATCGCCGCAGCCATCTCGGCTTCGTCGGCACCCGAGCGAAGCGGGGTGCGCAGGTCGGTTCCCTCGCCGGCGAAGAGGCAGGTGAATAGGAGGCCCTCGGCGGAGAGCCGCGCCCTGGTGCATCCTCCGCAGAACGGACGCGACACCGAGGCGATCACCCCCAACTCGCCGGCTCCGTCCCGGTACCTGAAGCGGCTGGCCACCTCCCCGGGGTAGGCAGGAGGAATCGGTTCGATCGGGAACACCTCGCCGATGATGCGCAGGATCTCGGCGGCGGTGACCACGTCGTCGAGTCGCCAGCCGTTGGTGTGGCCGACGTCCATGTACTCGATGAAGCGGACGATGTGGCCGGTTCCGCGGAAGTGGCGTGCCATCTCCAGCACCCCGGCGTCGTTGACCCCGCGTTTCACAACTACGTTCACCTTGATCGGCCCCAGCCCGGCGGAGGCGGCGGCGTCGATCCCGTCGAGGACCCGCTTCACCGGGAATCCGACGTCGTTCATCGCCATGAACACTCCGTCGTCGAGGGAATCCAGGCTGACTGTCACCCGGCGCAGGCCGGCGGCGGCGAGAGCGCCCGCCTCCCGCCCGAGGAGAGCACCGTTGGTGGTGAGGGTGAGGTCGTCGATCCCCTGCACCTCGGCCAGCATGGCCACCAGGTCGGGAAGCCCCCGGCGAAGCAGGGGCTCGCCCCCGGTGAGCCGGACCTTGGTGACCCCGAGGCGCGCCGCCGCCCGTACCAGGCGGGCGATCTCCTCGAACGAAAGCAGCAGGTCACGCCCCAGGAAGGGGTGGTCGCGTCCGAACACCTCCTTGGGCATGCAGTAGGTGCAGCGGAAGTTGCAGCGGTCGGTCACCGAGATCCGAAGATCGCGCAGTGGTCGTCCCAGGGTGTCGATCGGGCCGGTCATGAGGCCTCTGTGTACCGCAGATGGGAGACCACGGTGCCGCGCTCGTCGAGGAGCAGGGCGATGTCGCCCTGATTGCCCCACACCGGCTCCTCGGAGCACCAGTAGAGGTCGGTGGGCGTCGGGGTCCCACAGCCGGATCGGACCAACACCGTGGCACCCGACTCCAGGACGAACCCGCTCGGAAACCGGAAGCGGTGGCTGGAGGTTCCGTCGCGCAGCACCCATCCGGTGAGGTCGATCGGCGGCCCGCCGTTGGTGACGGCGGCGAACTCTGCATTGGGGCTGTCCTCGTCGCGACCCGGCGGGTCTGCCTCGACGCTCCACACCCGCACATCGGGAAGGGGGATGGTCGCCCCACAGGCGTCTTCGGCCCACATGCCCAGCCGGCGCTCCGCCGCCTCGGACTCGGCCGCAAGGAACTCGGCGGCTCGGGGATGACCGAGGGTGGCGATGGCCGAGCCGCTCTGGATCGCCGACAGGTTGAGGTCGGTGTCGCCCGAGGTGGCGAACGACAGGATCCGTCCGAACCTGTCTCTTTCGGGTCCGACCAGACCGATGGAGCTGGCGATCGCTGCCTGAAGATTCTGTGCCGAGCGGTCGGCATGACACTCGCCTCGTTCCGGGGCGTCGATTCCGATCAGGCGAACCCGCTCTTCGATCCCGTCGATCTCGACCAGCAGGGAGTCGCCGTCTTCCACGCGCACCAGGGAAGCCACCTGATCGGCGGCACGGGGAACGGTGGAGGCGGTCGGGGCGGCACCGGCGGAACACGCCGCCACCAGGACGAAGACGGCGGTCGACCTCATCGGGCGACGCTACCGCATCGGCGGCCGGACCCCACACCGTGGCACCTGACGGCGACGCCGGCGGCGTACCCGGACGACCTCTGGCAGAATCCGGGCCTCAGGCGAGGAGATCGGTGATGCCTCAGGTGCGGGTCAACGGGAACATGCTGTACTACCGCGAGATCGGAGAGGGTCCGGCGGCGTTGTTCGTGCACGGCTTTCCTCTCGATCACGGGGTGTGGCTCGACCAGATGCGCGGCCTCGCCCACGTCCGGCGCTGCATCGCCCCGGACCTCAGGGGATTCGGGCGATCCGATCCGGTGGTCGACCAGACGCTCACGATGGAGATGCTCGCCGACGACCTGATCCAGGTCGTCGAGGCGCTGCGGATCGGACCGGTCGACCTGGTCGCCCTCTCGATGGGCGGTTACGTGGCCCTGGCACTGTTGGAGTTGCGTCCCGACCTGGTCCGCTCGGTGGCCTTGGTGGCCACCCGGGCTGGTGCCGACGGCGTGGAGGCGCGGGCGGGGCGCGACGCAATGGCCGCCCGGATCCTCGACGGCGGGCGTGCCTCGCTCGCCGACGAGCTGATGCAGGTCCTCCTCGGCCGCGATCCGACGCGACTTGCCCAGGCCCGGCTGCGGTCGATGGTGGAGTCGACCCGGTACGAGACCCTGCTCGGAGCCATCGAGGGGATGAAGGAGCGCCGTGACCGCCGCACCGTCCTCGGCAGGATCACCGTGCCCGCCGCCGTCATCGCGGGCGATGAGGACCGCCTGATCTCGCTCGACGAGATCAGGGAGCTTGCCGCAGGCATTCCCGGCGCCAGATTGGTGATCGTGCCCGGGAGCGGGCATCTGGTGCCGATCGAACACCCGGAGCCGGTCAGCCAGGCCCTCCTGGAGCTGTTTCAGGGCCGCAAGGTGGTCTGGCCCCGCTGAGCGAAGGTGCGGCCCTGAGCCCTGTCAGCCGGCCGAGTCGGCCTCGAATCCCCAGCGCAGCCGGCTGGCTCGCGCCTCTTCGACGTCGACCCGACTCAGCAGGAGGCCGCCGACCACGAAGAACACGACCAGGGACAGGATGGCCCCTCGTGACGAGCCGGTGATGCGATTCACGGCGAAGAAGATGAACGGGCCGATGATCGCCGAGAACTTCTCGAAGACGGCGAAGAAGCCGTAGAACTCGGCGGACGCCGCCTCCGGGATCATGGAGCCGTACAGCGAGCGGCTCAGCGCCTGGGTGCCTCCCAGCACCAGCCCGATCAGCCCGGCGAGGACGAAGAACGGGGCCGGCTGCCCGGCAGGGATGAAGAAGCCCCAGGCGAGCACTGCGCTCCACAGCGATATGGAGAGCAGGATCGCCGGCTTGGTGCCGTACCGGCCGGCAAGCCTGCCGAAGGCCAGGGCGCCGGCGACCGCTATCGCCTGGACCATCAGTATTCCCAGGGCCAGGGTCTCGGTCTCCAGGTCGAGGGTCTCCTTGGCGTAGAAGGGGGCGATGGCGATCACAGTCTGCACGCCGTCGTTGTAGAGGATGAAGGCGATCACGAACCGCAGGATCTGCTTGAACTCGCCGAGGCGCTTCGTGGTGGCGATGGTTCGCCTCACCCCTACGGTGAGGTAGGCCAGTGGACGCGGCCTGGCGGCGAGGTCGACCGGCAATGGCTGTGCCACGCCGGTCTCGCCGAGATGGGAGATGGCGAACAGGCCGAAGCCGAGCCACCAGAGCCCGGCGAAGCCCATTCCGATCCTGGCGGCGTCGATCTCGGCCAGACCCAGGTCCTCGTGGAACATGAGCATGATGAGGACGAGCAAGAAGTTGAGACCGCCCCCCATGTACCCGAAGGCGAAGCCCTTCGACGAGACCCGGTCGATGGTGTCGGGAGTGGTGATGTCGGGGAGGAACCCGTCATAGAAGACGATGGATCCGACGAATCCGGTCTGGGCGAGCAGGAAGAGGATGATCGCCAGCACCACGTCACCGGTTCCGATGAAGTACATGGAGGTGGCGAACACGGCGCCGAAGACGGCGAAGGCCCGCATGAACCTCTTCTTGGAGGCGGAGAAGTCGGCGATCGCCCCGAGCACAGGGCTGACCAGGAACACCAGGACCGCTCCGAAGCCGATCAGCAGGCTGCCCAGCTGTTCTCCGTCGACGACGAACCCGAAGAGGCGGTAGCCCTCTGCGGGGACGATCTCGTCGACGAGGAGGGCTGGGAAGAGAACGGCCACCGTGGTGGTGGTGTACGCCGAGTTCGCCCAGTCGTACAGCGCCCAACCGCGGATCGTGCGCCGGTCGTTCTTCGGTTGGGACGGCATCGGCCGCAACCCTAGGCGGTCGCGAAGCGCCGCGTCGTGCTCGCCGATGCGACCGGATGTCCCGGTTGTGGTCCCTGTCCACTTGGGACCTTCGGGTCCCTTGTCGGTGCCGTGTAGCCCTGGCGCGGCCAGCGGTCATCCAGCATCTTGTGAGCAGTTTCACGAGCCACCCCCGCCGGGGGTGGCGATCGAAGGGAAAGGGAAAGCAATGACTGTCACCCTGGAGCGGAAGCCCTCGGAGGTCGAGGAGCGGATTCCCCCGCTTCCCGAGCTGAGGGGTCTCTCGCCGCGACGGAGCCTGCTGCTCCTGGTGGCCGGCGTCCTGGCCATCACGGTCGGGCTCGGATCGGTCATCGGCGGAGCGGTCGGAATCGTGTACACGTGGGGACAGGCGGTCGAGCAGGGGATCGTCACCCCCGAAGACGCCTCCATCCCCAACACGCCGGTGCGCGGCCCGTTCACGATGAAGGCGCAGGCCGACATCATCGAGCATCACCAGCTCGATAGGACCGGCGGCCTCTACTACGCCGAGATGCCCCGTCAGGTGCAGGCGACGGATGCCGATGGCACCCTGCTGTTCGACGACACCGGAGAACCGGTGATGGTCAACAACGACGCCCGCACCTCATGGATCACCGCCACGACTCTGACCACGGTCCTCAACCTGGGGATCATGGCCTACGCCCTTGGCGCCTTCGCCATCGTCGTCGGCCTCTCGCTGCTGGCATCCGGGATCGTGTTCCTGGTGCTTCGCCGCACACTGGCGGCAGCGCCCGCCTGAGTGCCCATCGCCGGATCGAGTTGGGACCCCGGGTCCGCCCGGGGTCCCAACGTCTGGTGCGCGAGGTGGTCTGGCGGGAGGTCGTGCCGGGTTAGGATCGCCGGGCATGAGGCGGCGCACCCAGCAATCGCCCTCGCCGGGCTGGGTGGTTCCATCCGGGACCCCGGCGTGACCGGGCCCCTCGCCGGGACCCTCGTGGTCGAGGTCGCCGCCATCGGTCCGGCCCCGTTCGCCTCCATGGTCCTCGCCGACCTGGGCGCCGGCGTGATCCGTCTCGAGAGGCCCGACGCGGTGGGCGACCCCCGGACCGACCCTCTCCTGCGAAGCCGGGCGGCGGTGATAGGGCTCGACCTGAAGGCGCCCGGCGGGGTCGAGCGCGCCCTGAGCCTCATCGACCACGCCGACGTGCTCATCGAAGGGTTCCGCCCCGGAGTCGCCGAGCGGCTCGGCATCGGCCCCGAAGACTGCTTGTCGCGCAACCGGCGGCTGATCTACGGGAGGATGACCGGCTGGGGTCAGACCGGGCCTCGATCCGGAGAGGCGGGCCATGACATCGACTACGTCGCCGTCGCCGGGGCCCTCCACCCGATCGGACCCTCCGCCGAGCCTCCTCCACCGCCCCTCAATCTGGTCGGTGACTTCGGCGGGGGTGGAATGCTGCTGGTGGTGGGGGTACTCGCCGCCCTCTTGGAACGGGGGCGATCGGGTCGAGGCCAGGTCGTCGACGCCGCCATGGTGGACGGGGCCGCTCTTCTCACCACGATGATCCACGGGATGGCCGCCACGGGGCTGTGGTCGGATGAGCGTCAGGACAACCTCCTCGACGGTGCCGCTCCCTTCTACCGCTGCTACCGGACCTCGGATGGGCGGTTCATGGCGGTGGGGGCACTCGAGCCCAGGTTCTACGCCGAACTGCTCGATGGCCTCGGCCTGGCGGAGGCGGGCCTTCCCGCCCAGTACGACCGTTCGGGGTGGCCGGTTCTCGCCCAACGGTTCGCCGAGGTGTTCTCCGGCAGGACTCGATCCGAGTGGACCGCCGTCTTCGAGGGAGGCGACGCCTGTGTCGCACCAGTCCTCGCCCTCTCGGAGGCGCCGGTCGATCCCCACATGGTGCAGCGCAACGCCTTCGTCTCGGTGGAGGGCGTGTTGCAGCCTGCCCCCGCTCCGCGCTTCTCCAGGACGCCCGCAGCTGGTCCGGCGGCGCCCGTCTCCGGTGCCGCCGCCGTCGGGGCCCTGCGGGCGATCGGTCTCACCGATGACGAGGTGGCCGTGGTGATGGGCGAGAAGAGTCCGGGCCCCTCGACGGGTAGATTCCCCGAATGAGCCAGACCGCTGCGACCTCATGGCCCTGACCGACCACCA
This genomic interval carries:
- a CDS encoding DUF2079 domain-containing protein; amino-acid sequence: MEDQPWRDRLPSAIRRIGPWRLALALVIVWWVWNFTHTMLRTHHGLGTGNYDLGLHEQGVWLLSRLEAPFVTLMGRNLFGDHASFVLLLLAPVFRLFPATGTLFFVHVLALAAGSIPVWLLARRLLQSEAAATVLAVGYLAGPAPGGISLEHFHPDAFLPFLVGMAIWFAHESRWAPYWVFVALALLVKEDVALVMIPVGVWVAWRRNRRVGLATVGASVAASAAGILVIYALTGVAFPNSWRLPFGGFAGLLAATLTRPWEVVAHAFEGRRLDYLWQLTASFGGIFLRAPEIALTSSLVLASNLLSTFPYQHDIEFHYTAAALPGLAMGTVYAVGRFRAAIRPFVLGFVLSAAMVSGYLWGDFAFSRAPELNWYPDHPNAVAARELIPLVPGDSSVAAHWSITPHLARRREVYMFPTPFSALLYGPPGMASQRALEGMRLPQADTVEYVFISIEMDEEQAAVWAQERDAFELVAGSGPWELWRRR
- a CDS encoding hemolysin III family protein — encoded protein: MEPHERARLGKMTHPVRGFLHGGAALAFLVGGVLLTVLSPGTAAHRLSLLAFGLSLVALFTTSSLYHSIPWGEKWKKRMQKLDHTMIHVLVAGTFTPLAVIVLDGWLRPATLLIQWGIVAIGAALKARTKVGRHWVSVALSTTQGWLAIFILWPLGQRLPATALILIGAGGVMYTVGMVFLVTQRPRLWPRVFSYHEAFHVLVVAAAATHFVAIAAFVAGYRT
- the moaA gene encoding GTP 3',8-cyclase MoaA; protein product: MTGPIDTLGRPLRDLRISVTDRCNFRCTYCMPKEVFGRDHPFLGRDLLLSFEEIARLVRAAARLGVTKVRLTGGEPLLRRGLPDLVAMLAEVQGIDDLTLTTNGALLGREAGALAAAGLRRVTVSLDSLDDGVFMAMNDVGFPVKRVLDGIDAAASAGLGPIKVNVVVKRGVNDAGVLEMARHFRGTGHIVRFIEYMDVGHTNGWRLDDVVTAAEILRIIGEVFPIEPIPPAYPGEVASRFRYRDGAGELGVIASVSRPFCGGCTRARLSAEGLLFTCLFAGEGTDLRTPLRSGADEAEMAAAIAAVWTSRSDRYSEIRSAATSGWEKVEMSYIGG
- a CDS encoding lamin tail domain-containing protein, encoding MRSTAVFVLVAACSAGAAPTASTVPRAADQVASLVRVEDGDSLLVEIDGIEERVRLIGIDAPERGECHADRSAQNLQAAIASSIGLVGPERDRFGRILSFATSGDTDLNLSAIQSGSAIATLGHPRAAEFLAAESEAAERRLGMWAEDACGATIPLPDVRVWSVEADPPGRDEDSPNAEFAAVTNGGPPIDLTGWVLRDGTSSHRFRFPSGFVLESGATVLVRSGCGTPTPTDLYWCSEEPVWGNQGDIALLLDERGTVVSHLRYTEAS
- a CDS encoding alpha/beta hydrolase; this encodes MPQVRVNGNMLYYREIGEGPAALFVHGFPLDHGVWLDQMRGLAHVRRCIAPDLRGFGRSDPVVDQTLTMEMLADDLIQVVEALRIGPVDLVALSMGGYVALALLELRPDLVRSVALVATRAGADGVEARAGRDAMAARILDGGRASLADELMQVLLGRDPTRLAQARLRSMVESTRYETLLGAIEGMKERRDRRTVLGRITVPAAVIAGDEDRLISLDEIRELAAGIPGARLVIVPGSGHLVPIEHPEPVSQALLELFQGRKVVWPR
- a CDS encoding MFS transporter translates to MPSQPKNDRRTIRGWALYDWANSAYTTTTVAVLFPALLVDEIVPAEGYRLFGFVVDGEQLGSLLIGFGAVLVFLVSPVLGAIADFSASKKRFMRAFAVFGAVFATSMYFIGTGDVVLAIILFLLAQTGFVGSIVFYDGFLPDITTPDTIDRVSSKGFAFGYMGGGLNFLLVLIMLMFHEDLGLAEIDAARIGMGFAGLWWLGFGLFAISHLGETGVAQPLPVDLAARPRPLAYLTVGVRRTIATTKRLGEFKQILRFVIAFILYNDGVQTVIAIAPFYAKETLDLETETLALGILMVQAIAVAGALAFGRLAGRYGTKPAILLSISLWSAVLAWGFFIPAGQPAPFFVLAGLIGLVLGGTQALSRSLYGSMIPEAASAEFYGFFAVFEKFSAIIGPFIFFAVNRITGSSRGAILSLVVFFVVGGLLLSRVDVEEARASRLRWGFEADSAG
- a CDS encoding CaiB/BaiF CoA-transferase family protein, whose protein sequence is MTGPLAGTLVVEVAAIGPAPFASMVLADLGAGVIRLERPDAVGDPRTDPLLRSRAAVIGLDLKAPGGVERALSLIDHADVLIEGFRPGVAERLGIGPEDCLSRNRRLIYGRMTGWGQTGPRSGEAGHDIDYVAVAGALHPIGPSAEPPPPPLNLVGDFGGGGMLLVVGVLAALLERGRSGRGQVVDAAMVDGAALLTTMIHGMAATGLWSDERQDNLLDGAAPFYRCYRTSDGRFMAVGALEPRFYAELLDGLGLAEAGLPAQYDRSGWPVLAQRFAEVFSGRTRSEWTAVFEGGDACVAPVLALSEAPVDPHMVQRNAFVSVEGVLQPAPAPRFSRTPAAGPAAPVSGAAAVGALRAIGLTDDEVAVVMGEKSPGPSTGRFPE